DNA sequence from the Longimicrobium sp. genome:
ACGCCAGCGGGAGGACGGCAAGCCAGGACCGACGCATCACGCGGGCTGCGCCGGTTGAACGTGGACGCCGCGCTCCAGCGCCTGCTTCACGGGGCAGCGGTCGGCGATCTGCGTCAGCCGCTCACGTTGCTCGTCGTCCAGCGCGCCCTCCATCACCAGCTCCCGTTCGATGGTGATGCCGGGAAGCGCCTGCGCATCGCAGTCCTCACAGTCCTTTTCGTAGCTGCGCGCCTGCCGCAGGCGCACCGTCACGCTTTCCAGCGGCCAGCCCTTGCGATCGGCGTACATCCGCACCGTCATCGCCGTGCACGCGCCGATGGATCCCAGGATCATGTCGTAGGGCGTCGGGCCGGAATCGCCCCCGCCCAAGCTGGCGGGCTCGTCGACGACGACGCTCTTTCCGCCGACCTCGATCTCCGTGCGATAGTGCTCCCGCCCGATGCGGGCGACCACGTCGTTGCTCGCCACGTTCTGCATCCCCCGTGTGTGGATCAGCCTTCGTCGCCGCCCGCGGCCTCGCCGATGCGGCGGAACTCGTCGTCCGCCAGCTCCACGGCGGCGGCGGCGACGTTCTCATCCAAGTGCGCCACCTTGGAGGTACCCGGGATGGGCAGCATCACCGGCGAGCGCCGCAGCAGCCAGGCCAGCGCCACCTGCGACGCGGCCACACCCCGCCGGCGCGCGGCTTCGGCCAGGGGTCCGCCCTCTTCCGCCAGCTTGCCGACCGCCAGCGGGTACCATGGGATGAACCCGATCCCGTGCAGCTCGCAGTGCTCCAGCACGCCCTCCCACTCGCGGTCCGCCACGTTGTAGCGGTTCTGCACCGTGGCGATGGGCACCTCGCGCCGCGCGGCCTCGATCTGCTCCACCGTCACCTCCGACAGCCCCACGTGGCGGATCTTTCCCTCGCGCCGCAGGTCTGCCACGGTGCCCACCTGGTCCTCGGCGGGGATGGCGGCATCGATGCGGTGAAGCTGCCACAGGTCGATGGTGTCCAGGCGCAGCCGCCGCAGGCTTCCCTCGCACGCGGCCCGCAGGTGCTTCGGGTGGCCGTTCTCGGTCCACTTGCCCGGCCCGGAGCGGGTGAAGCCGCCCTTGGTGGCGATCAGCAGCCCGCGGGGATACGGGTACAGCGCCTCGGCGATCAGCTCCTCGCTGACGTTGGGACCGTAGGAATCCGCCGTGTCGATCAGGTTGACCCCGACCTCTACGGTTCGCTTCAGCACGCGAATGCACTCCTCGCGGTCCTTCGGTGGGCCCCAGACGCCCTCCCCCGTGATCCGCATGGCGCCGAAGCCCAGCCGGTCGACCGGGATGTCGCCGCCCACCAGGAACGTTCCGCTCGCCGCCGCATCCAGCCGATCCGCCATCCCGCTTCTCCTCGTCCGATTGATTCCACGGTTCCGCCCGCGGTCGGAGCGGAAGGTGCCCCGGCGCGGCGCGTCCTTTCATGTCGTCAGGAACCGGGCCACCGGAACGTGGCGCCCGGGCGGAGACCCAACGAAAAGGCGGGGCCGGTGGTCTACCCTGCACATGGATCGTTCACCGGCGAGCCTTGCCAACACGGCGCGCCGACAGCGGAAAACAAGATGAGTCCTTTCAAGTTCCTCGGGCGGATGCTCGCCTTTTCGGCCGCCCTGGCGGCTTTTCCCGTCGCCGCGCACGCACAGGCCGGCACCGTCACCGGCACGGTCGTGGAGGCCGCGGACGGGCGGCCGCTGGCGTCAGTGCGTGTGACCCTTCACGCGGGGGGCGACACTTCGGCCGTCGCGGGGGCGCAGACGGACGCGGCGGGGCGGTTCCGCATCCAGGCCGCGCCGGGTCGGTACTCCCTGCGGGCGGCGCTGCTGGGATACTCGCCGCATCGCGCGGACGCGGTGGTGCCGGCGGGGGCACCGGCGGACCTGGGGACCATCCGCCTTGCCTCGTCCGTGCTGCTGCTGGGCGAGGTAGAGGTGGTGGCCGAGCGTTCCGCGGTGGTCGTGGCGCCGGACCGCACCATCTACACTACGCGCGACATGCCCGTGGCCAGCGGCGGTGTGGCGAACGACGTGCTGCGCGCCGTGCCGGAACTGGAGGTGGGTGTCACCGGCGGCGTGCAGCTTCGCGGCACCGCGGCGCAGATCTACCTGAACGGCCGCCCGGCGCCCATGCAGGGCGAGCAGCTGGAGCTGTTCCTTCAGCAGTTTCCCGCAGACCGCATCGAGCGCATCGAGGTGATTCCCAACCCCTCCTCGCGGTTCGAGGCCGAGGGCGCGGGCGGCATCGTGAACGTGGTGCTGCACCGCG
Encoded proteins:
- a CDS encoding OsmC family protein, whose protein sequence is MQNVASNDVVARIGREHYRTEIEVGGKSVVVDEPASLGGGDSGPTPYDMILGSIGACTAMTVRMYADRKGWPLESVTVRLRQARSYEKDCEDCDAQALPGITIERELVMEGALDDEQRERLTQIADRCPVKQALERGVHVQPAQPA
- a CDS encoding aldo/keto reductase; this encodes MADRLDAAASGTFLVGGDIPVDRLGFGAMRITGEGVWGPPKDREECIRVLKRTVEVGVNLIDTADSYGPNVSEELIAEALYPYPRGLLIATKGGFTRSGPGKWTENGHPKHLRAACEGSLRRLRLDTIDLWQLHRIDAAIPAEDQVGTVADLRREGKIRHVGLSEVTVEQIEAARREVPIATVQNRYNVADREWEGVLEHCELHGIGFIPWYPLAVGKLAEEGGPLAEAARRRGVAASQVALAWLLRRSPVMLPIPGTSKVAHLDENVAAAAVELADDEFRRIGEAAGGDEG